In Saprospiraceae bacterium, the sequence TCCAATCACTTATTTTTAATAGACATTCTTTTGGATAAAGCCCTGTCCTAATGCAAGCAGTCTGCCCGGGTTTAAACTTTTCCATCAAAGAAACCAAACCTAGATTGTACAAAGGATGAGGATAGACTATACAATAGGAAATCATGCAGGTACGTAAGATTTAGAATCAACCACCATATGAGTGCCGCCCTGATACATCGCATAACTAAAACCAGGCTGCAACGCAAATGAACCTATCTGACCCTTTTGATTAAAGGCAATAAAAGCCACTTGAAATTCTTTATAATTATTGTTCTTTTTAACGATTCTTTTTATAGCCTCTTCGCAGGCTTTTTGGGGTGTATACCCTTGCCTCATCAACTCAACTATCAGAAAGGTAGAACATTGTCTTAATACTACCTCTCCCAACCCTGTACCGGTGGCAGCCCCAATTTCATTATCCACATATAGTCCAGAACCAATAATTGGGCTATCCCCTACTCTTCCTGCCATTTTATAAGCCAGACCACTGGTGGTGCAGCCCCCTGCGATGCGATTTTGGGTATCCATGACCAACATGCCTATAGTATCGTGATTCTCTACGTTAATTTTTGGAGCATATTTGGAGGTGATTTTCCATTTTTCCCATTCCTGACGAGAAGACTCAGTCAATAAGTTTTCTTTTTCAAAACCCTGAGTCACTGCAAAATCCAAGGCGCCTGCTCCGACCAAAATCACATGAGGGGTATTTTCCATTACTTTCCTAGCCACTGAAATCGGATGTTTTATATGTTCCATAGCACATACAGACCCGGCCTTTCCTTCATGATCCATGATACAAGCATCCAATGTCACTCGACCATCCCGGTCTGGTAATCCACCATAACCCACACTGGTATTGGTAGGATCTCCTTCAGGGATTTTTACACCTGCTTCAACGGCATCCAATGAACTCATACCCATCGATAAAGCATTTGCAGCAGCTTCATTCGCTTCCTGACCAAAGCCCCAGGTCGACAAAATTATTGGAGGTGCATATTTAGGTACCTTCGGACGAGCAATATTAAATAAAGGCAAAGTCGCCAAACCAGTCACCTGGCGCAAGAATTTTCGCTTGTTTTCTGTTTTATTATCCAAAATCAAGAATATTTATTTTTAATGTAGACAAGGTAATTATTTTTGAGCATGCTGAAAAGTTTACTGTACTATGTATTTAAGGTGATCATATGGTTCTCATCGAAGTTATCGGACAAAAATTTGTATAGGTGTTCCAATATAATAAAGGTAGTATTGTATAACCTACTTGGATACAGAAAACAAGTAGTTATTAAAAATTTGAGAATGTCATTCCCTGTCAAAAGTGCCGCTGAAATCGCATTATTGGCAGAAAAATACTATCAACATCTTAGCGATCTTATCATGGAAACCCTGGCTTCCTACAGCTGGTCCAGGGAAAAATTAGCTACTCATTTTAAGTTTACCAATTTGGGCGTTTTACAGCCTTACCTGGAACAAAAAAAACGGATGGTGGGCGTTTCAGCTCATTTTGGCAATTTCGAAATCGGTGCCATACTCATCCCGTCACAACTAAAAGTGCCCGGGTATGCCATTTACAGGCCTTTGGCCAACCCAAAACTGGAGCAATGGATGTATAAGAAGCGTACAAGGTCCGGTCTAACCATTGTGCCGAGTAAGGAACTAAGACCAATGATCGAAAAGATGTCATCACCCGGTATACTGTTTTTGCTGGCTGACCAAAACCCATCCATCGTTCAAAAAGCATATTGGGTAAATTTTCTGAACAGGGATACTGCTTTTGTACATGGTCCTGCCAATGTAGCCAAAGAGCATAATATGCCAATACTGTTCTTTGATTCAAAAAGGGTAAAGCGTGGTTATTATGAGTCCGAGATATCAGTCCTTGTAGATGATCCTACGAAATATACGCATCAACAAATCACTGAAATGTTCGCAAAAAAACTCGAACATATACTGCAGGAGCGCCCGGATGATTGGCTGTGGTCTCATAAACGATGGAAATGGGCTAAAATCAATGAAGAAATAGTCAGAATTTGATAAGAGGCGCGTTTGTAAAAATCAGTTCATCCAATGTAGAGTATTTTTGACTTGGGAACATGAACTGTACGTGGCGCAAAAATATAATTCCTTCGTTGGTATTGCTGCTGTCAAGCTGTTCTCTTTCGATATGCATTGGTCAACAAAATCCTTATGTAAGAAATATAAAGATTGAAATAAAAGATTCTATCAAATTGGTGGATACATTGTATATCATACCCGAGTCTGTCACGCTGCTACCGGACCAACTGTCTGCATTCAGGTATGTAGTTGAGGGAAAAGAAATCACTGTATACAATCTAACAGAAACGCCAAAAGAGATAAACTTAATCTACAGCGTATTGGCAGGCTCACCTGAAATCAACATCACTGGAGTCGATACAGGTATGCTGAGTGATATCCTTGAAAATGTACCTATGGGCTACCGGTATCCGCCGTCAGAATACAAAAAAAACAAAGAGTCAAACAATGAAATACAATATATAGGAGCCTTTGGCAGGGGGCTGAGTTTTGGGAATAATCAAAATGTAGTACTCAACTCTACACTTAACCTCCAATTGGCCGGAAAACTGGGTGACGATATAGAAATCAATGCAGCCATAACAGATGAAAATCTGCCAATCCAGGCAGATGGTAACACTCAACAATTAAATGAAATAGACAAAGTATTCATCGAAATAAAAAGGAAGAATCAGACCTTATTGGCAGGCGATCAGCAACTCAAACCTGACGATACCTATTTCCTAAAATATTATAAAAAATACAAAGGGTTACAATTCCTGACGAAAAATGATTTATCCGACGGAGGCACTATAGAGACCCAATTTGGCGGGGCGATAGCCAGGGGAAATTTTAAAAGACAGACACTTGATGTGCAAGAAGCCAACCAAGGCCCCTATCGATTGACTGGCAATGGCAGCGAAATATTTATCATCGTATTATCCGGTTCTGAAAAAGTCTACCTGGATGGACAGCTCCTCACCCGTGGACTTGAATATGATTACGTGATGGACTACAACCGATCAGAGATCAGTTTCACCTCAAAAAGGTTGCTGAATCGAAACAGCAGAGTGATCGTGGAATTTGAATTTTCAAATCAATCCTATTTGAAATCAGCCTGGTCACTGCAATCAAGATATCACAAAAAAGATATCACACTACAGTGGAATAGTTACACCGAAGGTGATAATAAAACTTCAAATATCCTTCAAACATTGACGACAGAAGACAAACAACTTTTGAATCAAGCGGGAGATCAGCTCAATAATCTGAATAAATCAACCATCAGGAAAGTGGAACCTGGAGTAGAACCAAATACAATTCGATACAACTTAGTGGACACGATCGTGAGCGGGGTGCAATACCTGGAAGTGCTGATACTCGCACCAAATACCAGCACCAATAACTATACCGCGCAATTCAATTATGTTGGCCAGGGGCAGGGAAACTACATCACAGAACATGAATTATTCACCAACGGAAGAGCATATCGCTGGGTATCGCCTGATCCAGGTACAGGCATCAAAAATGGAGCATACGAACCTACAATCAGTTTGACAGCTCCAAAAAAACAAATGCAACACTCTATGTGGTTAGAGTACAAACCATTGAATGGACTATACAGTAGGTCGGAGATCAGTCTTAGTAATCTGGACAACAATCTGTATTCTTCAAAAGACAAATCCGATGACTATGGCCTGGGCTGGAAGCAACAATTAGTTATAGAAAAACAATTGAATCCAGCTGGACTGACCTGGAAAAACGAATTTTCGATTGAAAAGATATCGCAAAATTTTAGCATTATCGAACCATTTAGGAACCCTGAGTTCAATCGGGACTGGAGCCTGCCTTCCAATAGCTCTTCAAGCGGAAAAAGTCTACTTTGGGCACTCCAAAGCGGACTCCATCAAGATCATTTTGTAGCCAATTATAAATTGCAGCGATATACTCAATCTTCTTTTTATCAAGGTATGATCCATGGGTGGAATCTGGCCTTTGACCATGCGGGCACCACAGTCAAAGCTTCCGGATCAGCCATGTTCAACTCATCTATGATCAGCACCGGATCTTTGATCAGACCTAAAATGGAACTCAGGCAATCCATCATCAAAAAAGGGCATCATACTGCCGGAATCAGCCTCGACCAGGAAACTAATAAACAATCATTTGAACCCAACACTCCTTTGTTACCCAATAGTTTTTCTTTCAAAACTTTGAGGGCATTTGCGGAAGGCAATCTTGCCAATAACAAATCTTCCTACCGGGCTGAATATGCTATCAGACAAGATGAAAAAATAAATGGGGAACGTTTTGAGAAACACTATCATTCCAATGAATATGCGCTCGAACACCAATGGAGGATCAATGAATACACTCAATGGAACTTCCGGGCTGCCGGCAGGAAATTATCGTATGATCAGGTCATAAATCCTATACAAGAAAAAAATAGCACCAACCTACTTGTTCGGCAGGCATTTGTCACCCGTACCAAGAACAATGCTTTTCGATTCAACCAGACTATCGAAACAGGCAGAGGACAAGAACCGAGTATCGAATACACTTATATTAAAGTAAATAAAGGACAGGGATATTATACCTGGATAGACATCAATAAGGACTCTACTATCCAGGTCACAGAATTTGAGTTGGCTCCATTCAGCGATCAGGGAGAGTATATACGCTATGCGATCAGCGGCAATGACTTCGTAAGTACCAAAAATTATCTTTACTTACAAAATTTTGAATTTGATGGTATAAGGCTACTGCAGCCTCAATTGCAGAAAAAATGGTTTCACAAACTAACATTTGCTTCCAGCTGGAACTTCAATTGGAAACTCGCTGATGAAACCGCCTTTGTACTGCCTATCGATCCGAATCCAGACCAGTTAATCTCACTCCAGGGCATCATGCGAAATCAACTATATTTAAACAAAGGAGCTCAAAAACTTGAGCTTCAAGCCGGCCAGTTGCTGAGTACCAATAAATGGAGACTCACTACCGGATATGAAATAAGAAGCAATAAAGAATATTTCTTAAGGTCCCGGCAAAGAATAAATCAATCACTCAGCTTTGAAAGTTACCTTGCATCTACCGCTCAATCAAATCATGCAGCGTTTTTTAAAGAAAAAAATTTCACTCTTCAATCATGGATTATTGAGCCAAAGCTTCACTTTCAATATAAAAACACCTTGCGCTTGTCCGGTTCCTATCGTTATAAGACAGGCAATGAGCAAATAGCCAAAACCCATACGATGGCCCACGAGACAAAACTTGAGATCACCTCACAACCCTGGCCCACCTGGAGCTTGCGCAGCTCTATATCTTCGATCTGGGCCAGCCTGTCCGGTCCATCCAATCCTTGGACAGAGTACAGCATCCTTCAAGGATTGAGGCCTGGCAAAAATTTATTATTACAACTCAATATCGACAAAGAAATCAATGCAAATACCACGCTTAGACTGGGATATGATGGCAGGCAAAGCGAGGGCGGAAGATATATCCAGACAGGCAGGGCACAAGTATTGGCTAGTTTTTAATTTTGTATTCTATATTAAACTATATTGTCTAATCATCTTATGCGAATCATCCTCATATTAATCATTTTAACGGCTCTTATAAAGCCATCTGCGGGACAAGAATATTGGCACTCTATCGAAATGTCTCATTCCCCGAAGTCTGGAGGTAAAATCTATCAACTAAATATTGAATCATTTTTGACAGCCATCAAGCGCAAGGAGTATGTAAGCATCCCTACTGGTACAGCATTTTCAGAAAGATTGGTTTTTGAAGAAAGATCTAATTTTTCAGCTGAGCTGGCGGCAAAGTATCCAGCGATCAAATCATATGTAGCTCAGGGCGCGTCATCCACATTTTACCTGGATATCTATAAAAACAAAATCCATTTATTTTCATTAGCGGCAGCAGAGGCCAGTTTTATCGAACCCATTGAAGAAAAACCAGACACTTATGAATTTATTCAGTCGAATAACTTACAAAATATAAGCTCTTCCTCTGAAATATTTCAGTGTCAAAATCAAGATATAATGCTCACTCCTTCTACTTTGAATCAAGGATCATTTGGAAATCTGCCACCCGAAAAAATTTCACTGCGGACTTACCGTATGGCCATAGCTACAACTGGAGAGTTTTCGAATAGACTAGGCAGTACTAAGGAAGAAATATTGGCTGGGCTCAACGGTCATCTCACCAGGATCAATGCAGTGTATATCAAAGAAAGTGCCATTCAATTTAATCTCGTAGCCAATAATGATACTTTGTTCTTTACTGATCCTCTGACAGACCCATATACGAATGGCAATACCGGTATCATGCTCGACCAAAACCCAACGGTCTTAAATGATAGAATAGGTCTCAATAACTATGATATAGGACATGTATTTGGCACCAATGCCGGAGGCATCGCGCTATTGTCCAGCGTGTGTACAGCTAACAAAGGTGCAGGCGTGAGCTGCTCATACGGACCTTTTACGGATCTACTATTTTATACGATACCATGCCATGAAATCGGCCATCAATTAAGCGCTACTCATATATTCAATCTTTGTGACAATTCTAATGAAACCTCTTCAAGCGGATTTGAGCCCGGTAGCGGAAGCACCATTATGAGTTATGCTGGAGCCAGCAATTGTGGCCCAAATTATGTGCAGGCTCTACCCGATCCATATTTTCATGCATATAATCTCCAACAAATAAAAACATA encodes:
- a CDS encoding N(4)-(beta-N-acetylglucosaminyl)-L-asparaginase is translated as MDNKTENKRKFLRQVTGLATLPLFNIARPKVPKYAPPIILSTWGFGQEANEAAANALSMGMSSLDAVEAGVKIPEGDPTNTSVGYGGLPDRDGRVTLDACIMDHEGKAGSVCAMEHIKHPISVARKVMENTPHVILVGAGALDFAVTQGFEKENLLTESSRQEWEKWKITSKYAPKINVENHDTIGMLVMDTQNRIAGGCTTSGLAYKMAGRVGDSPIIGSGLYVDNEIGAATGTGLGEVVLRQCSTFLIVELMRQGYTPQKACEEAIKRIVKKNNNYKEFQVAFIAFNQKGQIGSFALQPGFSYAMYQGGTHMVVDSKSYVPA
- a CDS encoding lysophospholipid acyltransferase family protein, with translation MLKSLLYYVFKVIIWFSSKLSDKNLYRCSNIIKVVLYNLLGYRKQVVIKNLRMSFPVKSAAEIALLAEKYYQHLSDLIMETLASYSWSREKLATHFKFTNLGVLQPYLEQKKRMVGVSAHFGNFEIGAILIPSQLKVPGYAIYRPLANPKLEQWMYKKRTRSGLTIVPSKELRPMIEKMSSPGILFLLADQNPSIVQKAYWVNFLNRDTAFVHGPANVAKEHNMPILFFDSKRVKRGYYESEISVLVDDPTKYTHQQITEMFAKKLEHILQERPDDWLWSHKRWKWAKINEEIVRI